TTGTGCATCCAAACATTTGATTTTCCAAAGCTCTACCTCGCTTTCcaaattgccaatataGTTGGTCACCTGTTCAATAGCTCCTTCCGACATTCTGATTCGCCCTCGGTTGCACCAAATTAACCATTACATAATCATTTTCCCTTTTCgacatttatattcaattctATGGTCtgtcaatttttgcattaGCACCCACCGGATACGCTCAATTCATCAGTCGTACCCTCAAAATACATACTACTCACAACATTCGCTTTGAGTATATTTATGCTATTAAACACGAAAActtttgtaaaatatgatttatttaatatatatgacTGACATCTGtattaatacaataattgttcaatatttttaagATTTGCGTCTGGAAGGCGTTCATATATAGTACTGTTGTTTTTTTACTGCATTTTGAACTTATTACAACTAGTCTAGCCCAATCATctattgtttaattatctaacaataataacaaaGAACCGTAGTAATCTTTCGTTGCTATGCCCTAATAACTTTTCATATCATAAATACCAATTAAGAGCTAGAGTGTAAAATGGCTGCGCATGTCAGTActattgtaaattgattgatgaaataattgaaaaattaacGCTGAGTACACGCTAAATTAAAACTTAAAGGATTactaatgatataaatggaCAAAACATCATAGAGCCCACCAATTAAAGTTTGGAATATGTATTGGAATATACAACGCATATTAAATAAAGAACTAAAATACGTTACAAAGAGGTATGTTTGTAAAAGTTATATTCACTTGGAGCTGTATCGATACAATTCGACACTAAACAAACCGCCGCCGCAATATTCCCTCCTCAAAATGATGTTAGAGGAGCCCAAAACCGTGGGACCGGCAATATTATCGGTGATTTTTTCATCTGGCGTACTGCTTGCATTCCCCAGAACACTGGGTCGGCTGCTAAATGATTTGGATACACTGAATCTTGCAAAATGCATTGGTCTAGTATCCCTAGCCGCCACTGCCAGTTTCTTCAAAACAATCTCCGCAACCATCGCCGTATGAATCACTTCACACAGATGGAACGAATTGCAACTAGACTCAGAACCACTACGTTTAATTCGTTGCTAAGAAAAGATTCTGTTTTTTTCGATAAGACCCACTCTACtgatttggcaaatttattatcaagtATGTCGTACTAGattatattgtttgataacaaaaatcaaattttatcacaatATCAACTAACATAGGCGATATAACCATCGCATCCTCTGCAATACATCACATATGCACAGCCATAAGGATGTCCATAACGTCAGTTTTTGGCAGGTTTTGTCTCACTTAGGCGCAGGACTAGCATTATACTTCTCACCGCCTAGTTTATTTGCCGTGATTCTTACACCTGCAACTCTGGGATTGTGCCTAGTAGTGATTTATGGGAGATATGCCAGAAAGTTGACCAGGTATAAAGCTGAGTGCTTGGGCAGTGCCATTCAGTATGCCCAAGAGAGGTTATCTTCCATTAAGATTGTAAAAGCTTTCAACGCACAGAATATAGAGGAGGTTAACTTCAAAAGAAAGGTACTAATTTTCATACAATCTGTTGTTAAATGATGTTTGCTAAACACCATTATTTGTCTAGTTATAACCCCAccatacaaaaatatattttatataaatcttGGCGGTTATAATGTTGATAACATTACTATTCCACACCTAAAGTAGATCACAGATATGTATATGTTGTCCAGAAAGGTTGCGCTGGCCGCTGGCATCAATGATGCCCTTTCCGTGGCCTTTATCGGTTTTTCAGTTCTACTAATTAGCCACCTAAGTGCATCAACGGTTGCCAATGGTATTATAACCATTGATTTAGGCATTATGAATATCGGCGATATCTCTTCGTTACTACTTTACACCGTCATGTCTGGAGGTGGAACCCAAGGATTTATTACTAGCATGGGCAACCTTCAAAATTGCCTAGGGGCTGCATCTAGGGTATTGGAGCATTTACATGATAAGGAATTGGCGATGATTCCAGTGCCACACATCATTACTCCATCTGGGATCCTGTTTGATAATGTAAAATTCGCATATCCTACTAGACCTAAAAAGGAAGTGTTGGGTGGATTGACGCTGAATATTCCAGCCGGGGCTAAAGTGGCAATTATGGGTAAAAGTGGATCTGGAAAAAGTACGATAATACAGCTTTTAATGAAGTTATATGTGCCGACTAGTGGTGAAATTTATATCGATGGCAAGCGCATTGATCAAATTCCTGATGATGTGCTAAGATCTCAGGTAAACACATGCTTTTATACAGATTTCTTGGATTTCTCAGGAATATCCTGCCTTTTCAACTTCCATTAGACAGAACATCACATACCCATTGGACACCGCCCAGGAAAATGATTTGCAGAAAGCTTATCGGCTCTCTGGCTTAACATCTTTCATAGATAACCTACCACAAAGGGATTTAACTTTTGTTGGTGAAGGAGGAAGATCGCTATCAGGTATCAAAATGCTTAAATTAGGCGGTGAAAGGCAGCGTATCAACCTAGCAAGACTATTTCTCAATAGTCGAAATATACTAGCACTTGATGAACCCACAGCATCACTTGATAATCAATTGGAGTTAGAGATCGTTAAGTCGCTCAAAATGATAAGTAATCGCACGGTTCTACTGATTACACACAGAACCGCATTGATTGATGCAGTGGATTTTGTGATAACTCTCACTAGTGGTTAGTGattattggaaattttCAAGCTCATTCAAACTTTTcaaatgaaaattaaaCTACAAACTGTacactaatttatatacgATCAGCGTTAACATGACAATATTACTTAGCGTAGCCAAAGTCTGTTTTGCGTATATTGacatgtaaaattataagtGAATATCCCGTGACGtacaatatcatatatataaagtATTATGCATTTATgagataaaaatatttttatttaagCGCTATTTTATCAAGATTATCACTATTAATGGTTAAAATTGTGTTATATAttccaaataaattgattggCGTAggttcaaaatttttacataaataacaataaaaacggttttaaaattaaaaatatacaatcaaGACGAATACCGAG
The DNA window shown above is from Babesia microti strain RI chromosome III, complete genome and carries:
- a CDS encoding ABC transporter (overlaps_old_locusTagID:BBM_III00330), which produces MYWNIQRILNKELKYVTKRYVCKSYIHLELYRYNSTLNKPPPQYSLLKMMLEEPKTVGPAILSVIFSSGVLLAFPRTLGRLLNDLDTLNLAKCIGLVSLAATASFFKTISATIAMERIATRLRTTTFNSLLRKDSVFFDKTHSTDLANLLSSDITIASSAIHHICTAIRMSITSVFGAGLALYFSPPSLFAVILTPATLGLCLVVIYGRYARKLTRYKAECLGSAIQYAQERLSSIKIVKAFNAQNIEEVNFKRKITDMYMLSRKVALAAGINDALSVAFIGFSVLLISHLSASTVANGIMNIGDISSLLLYTVMSGGGTQGFITSMGNLQNCLGAASRVLEHLHDKELAMIPVPHIITPSGILFDNVKFAYPTRPKKEVLGGLTLNIPAGAKVAIMGKSGSGKSTIIQLLMKLYVPTSGEIYIDGKRIDQIPDDVLRSQISWISQEYPAFSTSIRQNITYPLDTAQENDLQKAYRLSGLTSFIDNLPQRDLTFVGEGGRSLSGGERQRINLARLFLNSRNILALDEPTASLDNQLELEIVKSLKMISNRTVLLITHRTALIDAVDFVITLTSG